The following coding sequences are from one Ctenopharyngodon idella isolate HZGC_01 chromosome 17, HZGC01, whole genome shotgun sequence window:
- the LOC127498923 gene encoding fibrinogen-like protein 1-like protein, which produces MLMLCVCLVLLACVRTEASPAGNIHLLAPEEHKLILNLGQKEIPRDCYELWQSAGGQARDGLYLIRPGASPIAVYCAMHEGGWTVIQHITVNGSVDFDRGWDEYKRGFGSLTGNHWLGNEHLHQLTAGPVRYKLAIKLVDKDAVTKMGEYDPVLVEDEDAQYRLRLGLFQGTAADALTLDTENYLHDNQRFTTKDRDNDNYFQNCAKLEFQGVAGGGWWYDACAGANLNRRNVIYWQKDCNKEHLCKYAWMMVRPSDQVKVIRSGDCARDEL; this is translated from the exons ATGCTGatgttgtgtgtttgtctcGTGCTGCTGGCGTGTGTTCGGACTGAAGCGTCTCCTGCTGGAAACATCCATCTGCTGGCGCCAGAGGAGCACAAACTCATCCTGAACCTCGGACAGAAAG AGATTCCCCGGGACTGTTATGAGCTGTGGCAGAGCGCCGGCGGTCAGGCGCGGGACGGCCTGTACCTGATCCGGCCCGGAGCTTCACCCATCGCCGTCTACTGCGCCATGCACGAGGGCGGATGGACGGTCATCCAACACATCACGGTCAATGGCAGCGTGGACTTCGACCGCGGCTGGGACGAGTACAAGCGAGGGTTCGGATCCCTCACCGGAAACCACTGGCTGGGCAACGAGCACCTGCACCAGCTCACCGCCGGACCCGTGCGCTACAAGCTCGCCATCAAGCTGGTGGACAAAGACGCGGTGACCAAGATGGGCGAGTACGACCCGGTGCTGGTGGAGGACGAGGACGCCCAGTACCGCCTGCGTCTGGGTCTGTTCCAGGGCACGGCGGCGGACGCCCTCACGCTGGACACCGAGAACTACCTTCACGACAACCAGCGCTTCACCACCAAAGACCGCGACAACGACAACTACTTCCAGAACTGCGCAAAGCTGGAGTTCCAGGGCGTGGCGGGCGGCGGCTGGTGGTACGACGCCTGCGCCGGCGCAAACCTCAACCGCAGGAACGTCATCTACTGGCAGAAAGACTGCAACAAAGAACACTTGTGCAAATATGCCTGGATGATGGTGAGACCTTCAGATCAAGTCAAAGTCATCCGGAGCGGAGACTGTGCCAGAGACGAACTCTGA
- the LOC127498796 gene encoding acid phosphatase type 7, with protein sequence MMALLLLLCLCGSIAAVPPVGTQPEQVHISYPGVSNSMVVTWTTVNKTESVVEYGVWGGKLFSHTAKGNSSIFLNEGPEFRTVYIHRVTLSQLTPAVSYVYHCGSDAGWSDIFYFTSLNESVSFSPRFALFGDMGNENPQSLSRLQKETQMGTYDVILHVGDFAYDLYEDNGRIGDEFMKQIQSIAAYTPYMTCPGNHEWAFNFSHYRNRFSMPGHTENLWYSWNVGPAHIISFSTEVYFYLEYGLDLIFRQYEWLRTDLEEANRPENRAQRPWIITMGHRPMYCSNDDKDDCTQFQSYVRIGRNDTKPAAPGLEDLFYQYGVDLELWAHEHTYERLWPVYDYKVFNGSSEEPYVNPKAPVHIITGSAGCREKHDGFIPKPRDWSAFRSTDYGYTRMRLINSTHLYLEQVSDDQYGKVIDQITLVKEKHGPDAWH encoded by the exons ATGATGGCTCTTCTGCTGCTTCTGTGTCTCTGCGGTTCGATCGCTGCCGTGCCGCCCGTAGGAACTCAACCTGAGCAGGTGCACATCTCATATCCAG GTGTCTCGAACTCTATGGTGGTCACATGGACCACCGTCAATAAAACCGAGAGCGTTGTGGAGTACGGAGTGTGGGGCGGGAAGCTCTTCAGTCACACGGCAAAAGGAAACTCCAGCATCTTTCTTAACGAAGGGCCGGAGTTCAGAACCGTGTACATCCACCGGGTCACGCTGAGCCAGCTGACGCCCGCCGTTTCATACG tgtaTCACTGCGGCAGTGACGCCGGCTGGAGCGACATCTTCTATTTCACGTCTCTGAATGAAAGCGTGAGTTTCAGCCCCAGGTTCGCTCTGTTCGGTGACATGGGCAATGAAAACCCTCAGTCTCTGAGTCGACTGCAGAAGGAGACGCAGATGGGGACGTACGACGTCATTCTGCACGTCG GGGACTTTGCGTATGACCTGTATGAG GACAATGGCAGGATCGGTGATGAGTTCATGAAGCAGATCCAGTCCATCGCTGCTTACACTCCTTATATGACCTGTCCAGGAAACCATGAGTGGGCTTT TAATTTCTCCCACTACCGGAATCGTTTTAGCATGCCGGGACACACAGAGAATCTGTGGTACAG ctggAACGTCGGTCCCGCTCATATCATCTCCTTTTCCACTGAAGTCTATTTCTATCTGGAATACGGCCTTGATCTGATCTTCAGACAGTACGAGTGGCTGCGGACGGATCTCGAG GAGGCGAACCGTCCTGAGAACCGAGCGCAGCGGCCGTGGATCATCACGATGGGACACAGACCCATGTACTGCTCCAACGACGACAAAGACGACTGCACACAATTTCAGAGCTAC GTCCGAATCGGACGCAATGACACGAAACCTGCTGCTCCTGGACTGGAGGATTTATTCTATCAGTACG GAGTGGATCTGGAGCTGTGGGCTCATGAACACACCTATGAGAGACTCTGGCCTGTGTACGATTACAAG GTGTTTAACGGGAGCTCTGAAGAGCCGTATGTGAATCCTAAAGCGCCCGTTCACATAATCACAGGTTCAGCC GGATGTCGAGAAAAACACGACGGCTTCATCCCTAAACCTCGAGACTGGAGCGCGTTCAGAAGCACAGATTACGGCTACACACGCATGCGTCTGATCAACTCCACACACCTGTACCTGGAGCAGGTGTCTGACGACCAG TATGGAAAAGTGATAGATCAGATCACGCTGGTGAAGGAGAAACACGGACCGGACGCCTGGCACTGA
- the LOC127498922 gene encoding LOW QUALITY PROTEIN: muscarinic acetylcholine receptor M5-like (The sequence of the model RefSeq protein was modified relative to this genomic sequence to represent the inferred CDS: deleted 1 base in 1 codon), which yields MAGENITVSANVSDVHPLTHSLWEVVAIASVSAVVSLITIIGNVLVMLSFKVNSQLKTVNNYYLLSLAFADLIIGVFSMNLYTSYILMGYWSLGSLACDLWLALDYVASNASVMNLLVISFDRYFSITRPLTYRAKRTPKRAAVMIGLAWLVSFVLWAPPILCWQYFVGKRTVPELQCQIQFFSEPVITFGTAIAAFYIPVSVMTILYCRIYKETERRTKDLAELQGVNSSSNSSGEPQTVRSCFGCKHTSERERSPPKPADFNSYASSEDEERSASPGVFPTSSRCKADNEDQSYFKTSPTRSKKCVSYKFKPASGPLKNANGDAKPSSFSSAESVNVPSSSSSSKPIDGTLKSQITKRKRMVLIKEKKAAQTLSAILLAFILTWTPYNIMVLVSTFCSDCVPLSLWHLGYWLCYVNSTVNPMCYALCNKTFQKTFRMLLLCQWRKKRVEEKLYWCGQNPAAGGRLA from the exons ATGGCCGGCGAGAACATCACCGTCAGCGCCAACGTCTCAGACGTCCAC CCGCTCACACACAGCCTGTGGGAAGTGGTCGCCATCGCCAGCGTATCGGCCGTCGTGAGCCTCATTACGATCATCGGGAACGTTCTGGTGATGTTGTCCTTCAAGGTGAACAGCCAGCTGAAGACGGTCAACAACTACTACCTGCTGAGCCTGGCCTTCGCCGACCTCATCATCGGCGTCTTCTCCATGAACCTCTACACCTCGTACATTCTGATGGGCTACTGGTCTCTCGGCAGTCTGGCGTGTGATCTGTGGTTGGCGCTGGATTATGTGGCCAGTAACGCCTCTGTTATGAACCTTCTGGTCATTAGTTTCGACCGATACTTCTCCATTACCCGTCCGCTGACGTATCGAGCCAAACGGACGCCGAAGCGAGCGGCCGTCATGATCGGTTTGGCCTGGCTCGTGTCCTTCGTCCTCTGGGCTCCGCCAATTCTGTGCTGGCAGTATTTTGTCGGCAAGCGGACGGTTCCCGAACTACAGTGTCAGATCCAGTTCTTCTCCGAGCCTGTGATTACTTTCGGGACAGCGATAGCGGCTTTCTATATCCCTGTGTCCGTCATGACCATCCTCTACTGCCGGATATACAAAGAAACCGAGAGACGCACCAAAGACCTCGCCGAACTCCAAGGCGTCAACTCTTCGTCAAACTCCAGCGGCGAACCTCAAACCGTCCGCTCGTGTTTCGGCTGCAAGCATACAAGCGAAAGAGAGCGAAGTCCTCCCAAACCTGCTGACTTCAACAGCTACGCCTCCTCAGAGGACGAGGAGCGCTCGGCTTCTCCCGGCGTCTTCCCGACGTCTTCCAGATGCAAGGCCGACAACGAGGACCAGAGCTACTTCAAAACAAGTCCGACAAGAAGCAAGAAGTGCGTCTCGTACAAGTTCAAACCGGCGTCCGGTCCACTAAAGAACGCCAACGGAGACGCAAAACCCTCATCCTTCTCGTCTGCCGAGTCTGTGAACGTACCTTCTTCGTCATCTTCTTCCAAACCCATAGATGGCACACTGAAAAGCCAGATCACCAAGAGGAAGAGGATGGTCCTGATCAAAGAGAAGAAGGCGGCCCAGACTCTGAGCGCCATCCTGCTGGCGTTCATCCTCACCTGGACGCCCTACAACATCATGGTGCTGGTCTCCACCTTCTGCTCCGACTGTGTCCCGCTCTCGCTCTGGCATCTGGGATACTGGCTGTGTTACGTCAACAGCACCGTCAACCCCATGTGTTATGCGCTCTGCAACAAAACCTTCCAGAAAACCTTCCGCATGTTGCTGCTCTGCCAGTGGAGGAAGAAGCGGGTTGAGGAGAAGCTGTACTGGTGCGGACAAAACCCTGCGGCGGGCGGCAGACTCGCCTGA
- the LOC127498797 gene encoding ER membrane protein complex subunit 7-like, translated as MKTRVRACVTLLLLFVLHASFSHEDIKLLEDYETSEDLDVRVQVSGRAVVPGVRAQDWICSARVLLDGDKHVGFIRDDGGFTVSDVPSGSYVLEISSPTYRFQPVRVDITTTGKMRARVVNYIKTSEVIRLPYPLQMRCVGLHSYFIQRETWAWSDFLMNPMVLMMVLPLLIIVLLPKVINPSDPAMRREMEQSMNMLNSNQELPDVSELVTKFFSPPKSQGRSGGGARVPRGGAQSVRGGAPRRRGKTNMAVSYTE; from the exons ATGAAGACGCGTGTGCGCGCGTGCgttacgctgctgctgctgttcgTGCTGCACGCGAGTTTCTCTCACGAGGACATAAAACTACTCGAAGACTACGAGACGTCAGAAGATCTGGATGTGAGGGTTCAGGTGTCGGGTCGAGCGGTGGTCCCGGGTGTCAGAGCTCAGGACTGGATCTGCTCTGCTCGGGTTCTGCTGGACGGAGACAAACACGTGGGATTCATCAG AGATGATGGAGGTTTCACAGTCAGCGATGTTCCATCAGGATCGTATGTTCTGGAAATCTCCTCTCCAACCTACAGATTCCAGCCTGTCCGAGTCGACATCACCACTACAGGGAAAATGAG GGCTCGTGTGGTCAACTACATCAAGACATCGGAGGTGATCCGACTGCCGTACCCTCTTCAGATGAGATGCGTCGGTCTACATTCATATTTCATCCAGCGGGAAACCTGGGCATGGTCCGATTTCCTCATGAACCCGATG GTTCTTATGATGGTTCTTCCTCTTCTGATCATTGTTCTCCTTCCTAAAGTCATCAACCCCAGTGATCCGGCGATGAGGCGG GAGATGGAGCAGTCCATGAACATGCTGAACTCCAACCAGGAGCTTCCTGACGTCTCGGAGCTCGTGACCAAGTTCTTCTCACCGCCTAAAAGTCAAGGGAGGTCAGGGGGCGGAGCCAGGGTCCCTCGAGGCGGGGCTCAGAGTGTAAGGGGCGGGGCTCCGAGGCGGAGAGGAAAGACTAATATGGCCGTGTCATATACAGAATAA